Genomic DNA from Pseudorasbora parva isolate DD20220531a chromosome 17, ASM2467924v1, whole genome shotgun sequence:
AGTGTTTATCTAAAGACAATCTGACCACTTTAACAACACATGCCAATAGCTGCCTTGGGAATTATCTTATGACAAGACAGATGTGTTTCTTAGCTTAGATTAACTGGAGGAAACAGTGAGTCAGCAGAGGCACCGCTGCCAGGAATGGAGAAAGACTGTAATGAGAAGCTTTATGAATGGGTGCACTATGTAGATCCTTTATTCAGAGCTAAAAGGATGTAAGGAGCGATGCTAGTTGAGAATGAATAATGTTTACACCGTTTGCTCTGTGCGAGAAGGTGAGATGGAAAGTACGAGCTCTGACACGCTGAtgaagtgtgaacacaccctgcTGTTATTCAGGAGAGAAAATGGAGGACAGCCGCCTGCGTTCTGGACCAGGCAGGATAAATAGTGCTTGCTGACGGCGGGTCACCTCCGGCCAGATTTGTTGCATAATAAGAAACTAGAGCATAGTTTAAGACTCTGGAGGAAGAAGCCAGCCAATCAGGACTGGTGCTGAGGAATGTTTGTGAGAGTCTAGCTCATAGAACCGAAACCTCAGGGCTGAAGTAGCCAGACAGAGCTGATAAAAAGGTAAAgctgttgtgtttttttgttagaGCTGCTATTTAGGGTTCTGTCTTCAAATGTGAAACCTTTTAGAGGTTTCcatcatggggtcattttatGGATCTAGTTTTAAtgatttcatatttttgtaattctttaaattgtattaattaaacagctcataaatatactttatcactagaaaaaaaaaaaaaaaaaaaattaaatatgaaagTTTTATGCAATATTTTAAGACGTTTCTCCTTATATAGAACCGTGTTGTCTGGAAGCTtgattctgaaaaaaaaaaaaaatgtcattactttttattaaaaggtaaaaattttaaaatggtaaaaacttttttttctcacaaatcTGATTTAGTTTTTGCAAttattttttcttgcaattctgaAATATCTATtgccatttagatttttttcttcttcttgcaAATCTGATTCCCCCCACAATTTTGAATGACTCAGAAATGTGTTACCTCTCGCAATTAccatgtatattttttattatgtacGGAAACAAGCTTTCATATTTTTGTCATGAAGTGATCTTTATTGAGTTTAGAACCCCATTGTACTGAGAGTTCAGAAATCGTGGTTAACCCATGGTTAATGGTCAGACTTGTCATGTGGCCCTCTTCATGCTGACCGTCTCAGATGTGTCCTGATGGACAGTGTTCACCATGTTCTCCTGGATGTTGTGGTTTTTTTCAGCCGGCTGAGACGACAGCTCAAACGGTCCCCTTAAACCATGGCACTGCTCACTGCGGGCAGCACATCAGACCTTCAGAGGGCTGAGGCTGCTTTATAGTCCTCTCTACATCTTGCATTGGCTGACTACACCTTCTCACGCTTCTCTGAAACGATCTGGTGGGTTGCAGTTCTTTCACATGTAAAGATTTGAAGAATTGGCTCTGTTCTAAAACTCTGTGCTAACTAGCTGCCTGACAGAATGTTAAGTCACACTCTGGGTGTTTCCAAAAGGGGAACCATTCTGCTTCCTTTTGAGATTCttaaagtccccatgaaatGAACCTGAAGTtcttttagtatgaatatgttagcCTCACTGTTATCTGTAAGCTAATGTGGCTccaaaacaaagacaaaattcacatttaaaagatataaatgttcaaaatgtacagtctctcacttcagCCATTTTGGATCAATCATTTTAATGACATCCCTCCGCATTTCAGCACGCAAGATTTTCTGTCCAGTCAAATGCTTTCTACAATCTGAATCTACGTTATAACTAGACGCTGAAGCTGCGGCTAAAATCAGTCACTTGTTCACAGATTTACGGTTTTCTACATGGCgcatagtgcactatataggggatagagaacgatcagacagtgcactttataggggatagggaacgatcagacagtgcactatataggggatagagaacgatcagacagtgcactatataggggatagagaacaatcagacagtgcactatataggggatagagaacgatcagacagtggactatataggggatagagaacgatcagacagtgcactatataggggatagggaacgatcagacagtgcactatataggggatagagaacgatcagacagtgcactatataggggatagggaacgatcagacagtgcactatataggggatagggaacgatcagacagtgcactatataggggatagagaacgatcagacagtgcactatataggggatagagaacgatcagacagtgcactatataggggatagagaacgatcagacagtgcactatataggggatagagaacgatcagacagtgcactatataggggatagagaacgatcagacagtgcactatataggggatagggaacgatcagacagtgcactatataggggatagggaacgatcagacagtggactatataggggatagagaacgatcagacagtgcactatataggggatagggaacgatcagacagtgcactatataggggatatagaacgatcagacagtgcactatgtaggggatagggaacgatcagacagtgcactatatagggaataagtgcactatataggggatagagaacgatcagacagtgcactatataggggatagagaacgatcagacagtgcactatataggggatagagaacgatcagacagtgcactatataggggatagagaacgatcagacagtgcactatataggggatagagaacgatcagacagcgcactatataggggatagggaacgatcagacagtgcactatataggggatagggaatgatcagacagtgcactaaataggggatagggaacgatcagacagtgcactatataggggatagggaacgatcagacagtgcactatataggggatagagaacgatgagacagtgcactatataggggatagagaacgatcagactgtgcactatataggggatagggagcgatcagacagtgcactatataggggatagggaacggatcagacagtgcactatataggggatagggaacgatcagacagtgctctatatagaggatagggaacgatcagacagtgcactatacagGGAATAGGGAActatcagacagtgcactaaataggggatagggaacgatcagacagtgctctatataggggatagagaacgatcagacagtgctctatataggggatagagaacgatcagacagtgctctatataggggatagggaacgatcagacagtgcactaaatagtggatagagaacgatcagacagtgcactatataggggatagggaacgatcagacagtgctctatataggggatagggaacgatcagacagtgctctatataggggatagggaacgatcagacagtgctctttataggggatagggaacgattcagacagtgcactatataggggttagggaacgattcagacagtgcactatataggggaaagggagcgatcagacagtgcactatacaggggatagggagcgatcagacagtgcactatataggggatagggagcgatcagacagtgcactatataggggatagggaacgatcagacagtgcactatataggggatagggagcgatcagacagtgcactatataggggatagggaacgatcagacagtgcactacataggggatagggaacgatcagacagtgcactatataggggatagggaacgatcagacagtgcactacataggggatagggaacgatcagacagtgcactacataggggatagggagcgatcagacagtgcactatataggggatagggaacgatcagacagtgcactatataggggatagggaacgatcagacagtgccctatataggggatagggaacgatcagacagtgcactatataggggatagggaacgatcagacagtgcactatataggggatagggaatgatcagacagtgccctacataggggatagggaacgatcagacagtgcactatataggggatagggaacgatcagacagtgccctatataggggatagggaacgatcagacaatgccctatataggggatagggaatgatcagacagtgccctacataggggatagggaacgatcagacagtgccctatataggggatagggaacgatcagacaatgccctatataggggatagggaatgatcagacagtgccctacataggggatagggaacgatcagacagtgcactatataggggatagggaacgatcagacagtgccctatataggggatagggaacgatcagacaatgccctatataggggatagggaatgatcagacagtgccctacataggggatagggaacgatcagacagtgccctatataggggatagggaacgatcagacaatgccctatataggggatagggaatgatcagacagtgccctacataggggatagggaacgatcagacagtgccctatataggggatagggaacgatcagacaatgccctatataggggataaggaacgatcagacagtgcactatataggggatagggaacgatcagacagtgccctatataggggatagggaatgatcagacagtgcactatataggggatagggaatgatcagacagtgccctaCATAGGGGATTCTATTGAAATCAGTATTTTAAATCTCCCATCCCATGTGTGTTTGTAAGAAGAGCGCTGCAAATCGTAACTTATTTTAGCTGTCAGCAGACACAATGCAGCTCACTAGATCTTGAACAGAGCCATGACTAGTGCTATTTGTCTGAACAATAACTCCTCCACTGAACCATAATTCTTCCTTCCAGCACATGCAGGTCTTAAAGAATCCCTTTCAGAGATGATCCTGTGCATTCAGATGAGTTTGGCAGTGCTGTACTGCATACTGTGGCTCGCCTCGCCTGCCCTCCTGCGCTCTGAATTCAAGGTGGCCTACGTGACCGAGCGCAACGTCTACATGTGCACGTGTGCGCAGGATCCAGGCTTCTGTGAGAAGATGAACTCCAGCGAGTGCAGCAGCTGCAGAAACCTGTCAGTGCTGCAGTCATCAGTCCAAAAGAAGCATCTGACGGTGTGGTACACCTCACCTCTAAATGTGGCCCTCCTGCTGAACAACTCTGAGATCCGGCACCTGTCGCTGGTCCAGTGTAAGCCCGCTGACGACCCTGTCCCGTTCGAGTACTTCACAGTGCGCCGTTTGGAGACTCTCACGGTCACCTACCCGATCTGGAAGCCTGGACAGAGTTTCGAGGTCACTATAGGCAAGGACAGGGACGCTGCTTATCAGGAGGAGGCGAGAATCGCTGTCATTCATACCTCTGTGCTGACCGGGAAAACAGAGCTGAAGTCCTACACGGTCCAAACCAAAGTGGATCGCAGTGGCATGATGTCCTTCCCGGACATTTTTATGTCTCGCAACGTGCTTACGGAGATGTCCCGGATATTTGTCACTTTTCTGTACTGAGAGAGGCATTGCACCACATGTGGAATTTAAACGCTTCACTGTAGATGTAACACAGTTGTTGCTGTCACTTTAACACAAATATTTGTTGTGCATAGTTAGTAATGTATTTACAGCAGGGGCCAAAAGTGATGTCCGGAGTTGGGGatatttgttttcaaatgattggttcactttaaaattaaaactagcctatgatttactcaccttcaagccatcctaggtgtatgacattcttctttcagacattcagagatatattaatatatatccTGACATTTCAAAGCTTTATAAGGGGAGTGAATGGGGTCCATTGAGTTTAAAGCCCCAAAAAAGCACATCTATCCATTATGAAAGTGCTCCACCAGGctcaggggttaataaaggccttctgatgtgaatcgatgggtttgtgtatgaaaagtatccatatttaaaactttatatagtaaaatatccAGCCTCTGCCATACCACCTTACATATTCCAGGGCCGCAACAACTATAGACATTAAGGGAGACAAGTCCCCCCGAATAATTAGACATTAGACATCTGATTTTGTTCATCAGagagaagaaagtcatattcacctagaatgacttgagggtgagtaaacatATGAAACATATTGTCAATATGAGGGTAGAAAAAAAGCACTAAGCCATGTTAATgtatttataacaaacaattatttgtggaaaaaaggcaaacaaacaaacatttggcatgtttcattgagttatcatcacaaataaaacaatcgACTCTAAGCACAgtactcaatatgcttacaaattatgcttttaaataatatttgaaaaaaagttgaagaTTTCCTAGTCCAGAaatcacttttggccactacgGTACATAGAATATACAATTAAATTGTATGAGTACTTATTACATACATTtcaaacaacaaaatatttctTTCAGAATCAAACATTATGATACAAAACAAGAACAAGTTATTTTCTGACGACTGTAATTTGGGCTTTGCAAATGCGCTGCTGTTTTATTGAGGATTGAATTATCTTCAGATGAATTGGATTTACattaattatgaaataaaatattattataattttttttaatgtatttatataaataaaaaatgccaAATAATTGTGTGCCGATGATCGACCAAGTCCTAGTTGTAATGTCTGTTTAAATCCAACACAGGGTCTTTGGAAAGACTGGAAAGAAGTTGCTTCTTGCACGTTTCGCATGACACTTTCAAAGTGATGTCATccagtgagtggaggcggggctaGAAGTGTGTTCAGTTTGATCAGAAACAGAAACACGCTGGTTGTTGGGGAGTGGGGCTTAAAGGTTAATGCTTtctcatttgaaaaaaataacactaaacactaccctaaacctaaccgAAAGCAAACGTGAGATACAAACACGTGCTGAAGCAACCCTGCcatacctgctgattggctacaagtttgttattccaaaTGGTGGAATTGGACAAATGGTGgacaaatggtgtctcctccgaatttgcctcactggcacgacatgctcaaaacccgtctccggcgcaataattccgatctttcatgtattcatactcttgtgtaatcgacgccccatcctaaataaacccgtctcttccgtgataccctgaaattttgaatattccaatctaatatgatttccgacctgtaaggttgccagaataataatcttacacggtgtgttaataggccagaggagaactggcacaccgactgagtctggtttctcccaaggtttatttttctccatcatgccctggtggagttttggttccttgccactgtcgcctttgccttggcttgctcagttggggacactaaaaatatgattaaagttattcaacttattatacaaataaaataaatgaattaggtcttatttaattctataaactataatactgatctgccaacattgtccctataagataaattaaaataagctgataacatcactgttttctccagtacgactgttcagccaaatctaattttgtcgcaatattatcctgtttgacactgtgaagctgctttgacacaatcgtgattgtaaaagcgctatataaataaagttgattgattgattgattgattgattgaaattccactcggcccgtgtcctttttctaaaacggttttgaaataagacttaccccacctttaagctagtcccagactaaaatgcatgtttgacaGAGGCTGGACAATactcaagtatttttactttccaagtcattttgtttttcaactttatcagtgttcttcttCTTTGTAAAACTTTTACTAAACAACCTtccaaaatataatattatactttttacagcaatacatttcatattgaatatcattaaatacttaattacattaaaaatgtagtgctgtatacttttactcaagtaaaagtattcaaagttttacttgagtacaagtaagaaagtacaacatttttagtgtaattaagtattaaggGTAAGGAAACAACAACttgttttaatgaaatgtagttaagtaaaaagtatgacattatatattatatgattgtagtgaagtaaaagttttctaaagaaaaacactgataacgtatatacttaaaaatttagaaagtaaaaatactccacttgTCCACCTCTGATggttgagctgttttaactgaaaacaaTTTGCACTGAGATATTTTAAaatcagtgccattgttttatcCCAAGatgtaaataatgttttttcatAAAGCACGTTAATAAAATACTTTTGTTc
This window encodes:
- the si:ch73-52p7.1 gene encoding uncharacterized protein si:ch73-52p7.1, with amino-acid sequence MILCIQMSLAVLYCILWLASPALLRSEFKVAYVTERNVYMCTCAQDPGFCEKMNSSECSSCRNLSVLQSSVQKKHLTVWYTSPLNVALLLNNSEIRHLSLVQCKPADDPVPFEYFTVRRLETLTVTYPIWKPGQSFEVTIGKDRDAAYQEEARIAVIHTSVLTGKTELKSYTVQTKVDRSGMMSFPDIFMSRNVLTEMSRIFVTFLY